From the genome of Mixophyes fleayi isolate aMixFle1 chromosome 2, aMixFle1.hap1, whole genome shotgun sequence, one region includes:
- the ABHD11 gene encoding sn-1-specific diacylglycerol lipase ABHD11 produces the protein MPLPAFSPVCTQGCRAWGVLAKIALGAATRPSLLAHRKNHGGVVTLSYDIYEGRTPGSPLVLLHGLFGSKSNFQSIARALVRKTGRKVLTLDARNHGSSPHCDVITYTEMSDDVSQLLQQLNIPSCVLIGHSMGGKTAMTLALQQPQLVERLVSVDISPSPTVPQSGFPEYIKAMQRVQLEGKMPRSAARRLAEEQLSATVQESSVRQFLLTNLVQENDHFKWRVNLEAIANHLPDLLDFPEFHTTYPGPALFLGGANSPYISSENYPDIERLFPCASVEYIQGAGHWVHAEQTRDFLNAICNFLETA, from the exons ATGCCGTTACCGGCGTTTTCTCCTGTGTGTACGCAGGGCTGCCGGGCTTGGGGTGTTCTGGCGAAGATCGCCCTCGGAGCGGCGACGAGACCTTCACTTTTGGCACACCGTAAAAACCATGGCGG AGTGGTGACCTTGTCCTATGACATCTATGAAGGACGAACACCTGGGTCTCCCTTGGTCTTACTCCATGGATTGTTTGGTAGCAAGTCAAACTTCCAGTCCATCGCCCGAGCCTTGGTGCGCAAGACAGGCAGAAAG GTGTTGACATTAGATGCCCGTAACCATGGCAGCAGTCCTCATTGTGACGTTATCACTTACACTGAGATGAGTGACGATGTGTCTCAGCTCCTGCAACAACTAAACATTCCTAGTTGTGTCTTAATTGGCCACAGCATGGGTGGCAAGACTGCCATGACTTTGGCACTGCAACAA CCTCAGCTAGTGGAGCGCTTGGTGTCTGTGGATATTAGTCCTTCTCCAACAGTTCCCCAATCTGGTTTCCCAGAATATATCAAAGCTATGCAACGTGTACAATTGGAAGGGAAGATGCCAAGATCAGCAGCCAGAAGACTGGCAGAGGAGCAGCTCAGTGCTACAGTGCAG GAATCATCAGTTCGCCAGTTTCTGCTGACGAACTTGGTGCAAGAGAATGACCATTTTAAGTGGAGAGTGAATCTGGAGGCTATCGCAAATCATTTGCCTGATCTGCTAGACTTCCCAGAGTTTCATACAACTTATCCTGGGCCTGCACTTTTCTTAGGGGGTGCTAATTCTCCATATATTAG TTCAGAAAATTATCCTGATATAGAACGGCTCTTCCCATGTGCAAGCGTGGAGTACATTCAAGGAGCTGGACACTGGGTACACGCAGAGCAGACACGGGATTTCCTCAATGCCATCTGCAACTTCTTAGAGACCGCATAA